A window of Panicum virgatum strain AP13 chromosome 8K, P.virgatum_v5, whole genome shotgun sequence contains these coding sequences:
- the LOC120644103 gene encoding putative disease resistance protein RGA4 isoform X4: MDAEDISFEILREITDGFSEERKLGQGAFGVVYKGVTRNGDEVAVKKLVNPGLNFKQLKNEFYNLTKLNHQNIVQVLGYCFETEQEPFILPDGSKVFVEEIHVALCLEYMHNGSLQRHLSDEFSGLEWHTRFKIIKGTCEGLKYIHEELEEPIYHLDLKPDNILLDKDMVPKIADFGLSRIFGNEPARTAHGSYGTQGYQPPEYIDRGEISRKFDIFSLGVVMIRVVSGPKSYPKCLDVSTDKFIDQVQKNWRKRLQASYSSGSLVEKYCHQVKTCIQIALLCVDEDSQKRPNIGKITEKLNEIETTIGEFPQKGCLKKVSGIAMHNNKNIDMRKESEDIKGQYQNINLMTGPSCNELEFVDAREASPDVVEELIVGRTEERGEIIASLLEGMSEKITILPIYGIGGIGKTTFARLIYNNTNFKCYSHVWVDVSWRFDLNKICESVISQLSRKESQAIEKQIIHSCLTKLLSGKKILIVLDDLWEEDQFHLQELKDMLYHADSNIIILVTTRSERVAGRICTNIQPYKILPLTNEMCWDIIKQRSAFESRDDKKELTNIGREIAPKCGGVALAAQSLGFTLRSMNFDQWIKVRDSDTWNEPISDDASLPNHVLASLKLSYSHMDSSLKPCFTYCAIFPKGHKIVKDDIIYQWISLDFIKPTKILSNMQLCEKYIMQLLGLSFFQYSVSPKA; the protein is encoded by the exons ATGGATGCGGAGGATATATCATTTGAAATCTTGCGAGAAATCACGGATGGTTTCTCCGAGGAGCGGAAACTTGGTCAAGGAGCATTTGGAGTTGTTTACAAG GGGGTGACTAGAAACGGAGATGAAGTTgctgtgaagaagcttgtcaaTCCCGGTCTAAACTTTAAGCAGCTAAAAAATGAGTTCTATAACCTGACAAAGCTTAATCATCAGAACATTGTACAGGTTCTGGGATATTGTTTTGAAACAGAGCAAGAACCATTTATCTTGCCCGATGGAAGTAAGGTGTTTGTTGAGGAGATACATGTAGCGCTATGCTTGGAGTATATGCACAATGGCAGCCTTCAACGGCATCTTTCTG ATGAGTTTTCTGGACTTGAATGGCACACACGATTCAAAATAATCAAGGGGACTTGTGAGGGTCTAAAGTATATTCATGAGGAGCTGGAAGAACCTATTTACCACTTGGACCTAAAACCTGACAATATATTGCTAGATAAGGACATGGTGCCAAAGATTGCAGATTTTGGTTTGTCCAGGATCTTTGGTAACGAACCAGCACGAACTGCACATGGTTCTTACGGAACACA AGGATATCAGCCACCAGAATACATCGACAGAGGTGAAATATCAAGAAAATTTGATATATTTAGCTTAGGTGTCGTAATGATAAGGGTTGTGTCAGGACCCAAGAGCTACCCCAAATGTCTAGATGTGTCTACGGACAAGTTTATTGATCAA GTCCAAAAgaactggaggaagaggttgcaGGCGAGTTACAGTAGTGGTTCTTTGGTTGAAAAATATTGCCACCAAGTAAAGACATGCATTCAAATAGCATTGTTATGTGTGGATGAAGATAGCCaaaaaaggcccaacatagggAAGATCACTGAGAAGCTGAATGAGATTGAAACTACCATTGGCGAG TTTCCCCAGAAAGGATGTCTCAAAAAAGTTTCTGGAATAGCAATGCATAATAACAAGAATATAGATATGAGAAAGGAATCAGAGGATATCAAAGGTCAATACCAGAATATTAATTTGATGACAGGCCCTAGTTGCAATGAGTTGGAATTTGTTGATGCACGAGAAGCATCGCCAGATGTAGTAGAAGAACTCATTGTTGGGAGAACAGAAGAGAGAGGGGAAATAATTGCTTCTTTACTTGAGGGTATGTCAGAAAAGATCACGATTCTTCCTATATATGGTATTGGAGGCATTGGCAAGACAACTTTTGCACGATTGATTTACAATAATACAAATTTCAAATGTTATTCTCATGTATGGGTAGATGTGTCCTGGAGATTTGACTTGAACAAAATTTGTGAGTCTGTGATTTCACAACTATCTAGAAAAGAAAGCCAGGCTATTGAAAAACAGATAATACATAGTTGCCTCACAAAACTACTTTCTGGCAAGAagattttaattgttttagatgACCTATGGGAGGAAGATCAATTCCACTTGCAGGAGTTGAAGGATATGCTATATCATGCTGATAGCAACATTATTATTTTAGTAACAACACGCAGTGAACGTGTTGCTGGGAGAATCTGTACAAACATTCAACCATACAAGATATTACCCTTGACAAATGAGATGTGCTGGGATATAATAAAACAAAGAAGTGCTTTTGAATCTAGAGATGATAAAAAGGAGTTGACGAACATTGGAAGGGAGATTGCCCCGAAGTGTGGGGGTGTGGCTTTAGCAGCTCAATCTCTAGGCTTCACGTTGCGGTCCATGAATTTTGATCAATGGATTAAGGTGAGAGACAGTGATACCTGGAATGAACCTATTTCAGATGATGCATCATTGCCAAATCATGTTCTTGCATCTTTGAAGTTAAGTTATAGCCATATGGATTCAAGCTTGAAGCCATGCTTTACCTATTGTGCAATCTTTCCAAAAGGCCACAAGATAGTTAAAGATGATATAATTTATCAATGGATTTCTTTGGATTTCATCAAGCCAACAAAAATACTCTCAAATATGCAGCTTTGTGAGAAGTATATTATGCAGCTGCTTGGACTGTCTTTCTTTCAATATTCAGTTTCACCCAAG GCCTAA
- the LOC120644103 gene encoding putative disease resistance protein RGA3 isoform X2: MDAEDISFEILREITDGFSEERKLGQGAFGVVYKGVTRNGDEVAVKKLVNPGLNFKQLKNEFYNLTKLNHQNIVQVLGYCFETEQEPFILPDGSKVFVEEIHVALCLEYMHNGSLQRHLSDEFSGLEWHTRFKIIKGTCEGLKYIHEELEEPIYHLDLKPDNILLDKDMVPKIADFGLSRIFGNEPARTAHGSYGTQGYQPPEYIDRGEISRKFDIFSLGVVMIRVVSGPKSYPKCLDVSTDKFIDQVQKNWRKRLQASYSSGSLVEKYCHQVKTCIQIALLCVDEDSQKRPNIGKITEKLNEIETTIGEFPQKGCLKKVSGIAMHNNKNIDMRKESEDIKGQYQNINLMTGPSCNELEFVDAREASPDVVEELIVGRTEERGEIIASLLEGMSEKITILPIYGIGGIGKTTFARLIYNNTNFKCYSHVWVDVSWRFDLNKICESVISQLSRKESQAIEKQIIHSCLTKLLSGKKILIVLDDLWEEDQFHLQELKDMLYHADSNIIILVTTRSERVAGRICTNIQPYKILPLTNEMCWDIIKQRSAFESRDDKKELTNIGREIAPKCGGVALAAQSLGFTLRSMNFDQWIKVRDSDTWNEPISDDASLPNHVLASLKLSYSHMDSSLKPCFTYCAIFPKGHKIVKDDIIYQWISLDFIKPTKILSNMQLCEKYIMQLLGLSFFQYSVSPKSDKEDNRDVTVFTMHDLVHDLARSLVLYEILDASKQCNTGRNRFPFASLNDCTKSWKSFTQCPTAIRALHFHGTNQTVLHSASFSTAKYLCVLDLSQCSIWSLPDSIGNLEQLRYLNAPRLNHWAIPNCITKLEKLIYISLRGSGYIRALPESIGELKGLMYLDLSGCSSLQKLPVSFGMLTKLVHLDMSDCCHVTDVSKSLESLTNLEYLNLSHGWRLPWWRGSIENRALPEALSGLTDLKYLNLSGSSYFIQDRDIIQALGILAKLQCLNLSECSLLVTADSHLTWMSEAMRNLTELRYLNLSRCSAGAEELFIFLKCISNLLNLEHLDLSSTKLTRVPDCICSLKKLRTLDLSYCHDLQSLPAALHKMNSLKFLHLEDCSRLEMLKVPALNKNLITLPHFLVQADYHQSSSNLALLQDVNRTDLVISRLENVKSVQEAQSIKLMEKGRMRKIKFNWTTDSERFVEDMEVLGELVPPITLKKLYIDGYSSVRFPEWFIGIADHLPNLSRIYLSNLPKCNSLPPLGQLPNLQELEFSRMSGILKIDEDLCGTRRSSFPGLKDFSLFGMESLEVWYTTYSYGGDGVSKFMFPNLSVLKIHDCPNLRLKPCPHIAECQWDIRGGCDGVISSWEESASQTTVSSPSAPVTTLHVYDCEVPMHQWRLLHHLPALTKLKISRCSDLSSSPQIMQALSSLEWLCLKSRDQPVPEQPNWLGQLASLKELTIKKYEVQALQGSMGHLTGLQSLRLKYIGSMTALPRWVGDLISLQHLDISDCSNLNDLTETIGCLASLQALQIHSCGNLNDLPESIGRLTSLNKLAISYCNGITLLPESIGRLTSLNNLDLRQCHGITCLPESIGGLTSLNKLAIDNCNGITSLPESIKQLNKLKKITITSDELVKWCGIEENKAMLSHIKKKEIGDF; this comes from the exons ATGGATGCGGAGGATATATCATTTGAAATCTTGCGAGAAATCACGGATGGTTTCTCCGAGGAGCGGAAACTTGGTCAAGGAGCATTTGGAGTTGTTTACAAG GGGGTGACTAGAAACGGAGATGAAGTTgctgtgaagaagcttgtcaaTCCCGGTCTAAACTTTAAGCAGCTAAAAAATGAGTTCTATAACCTGACAAAGCTTAATCATCAGAACATTGTACAGGTTCTGGGATATTGTTTTGAAACAGAGCAAGAACCATTTATCTTGCCCGATGGAAGTAAGGTGTTTGTTGAGGAGATACATGTAGCGCTATGCTTGGAGTATATGCACAATGGCAGCCTTCAACGGCATCTTTCTG ATGAGTTTTCTGGACTTGAATGGCACACACGATTCAAAATAATCAAGGGGACTTGTGAGGGTCTAAAGTATATTCATGAGGAGCTGGAAGAACCTATTTACCACTTGGACCTAAAACCTGACAATATATTGCTAGATAAGGACATGGTGCCAAAGATTGCAGATTTTGGTTTGTCCAGGATCTTTGGTAACGAACCAGCACGAACTGCACATGGTTCTTACGGAACACA AGGATATCAGCCACCAGAATACATCGACAGAGGTGAAATATCAAGAAAATTTGATATATTTAGCTTAGGTGTCGTAATGATAAGGGTTGTGTCAGGACCCAAGAGCTACCCCAAATGTCTAGATGTGTCTACGGACAAGTTTATTGATCAA GTCCAAAAgaactggaggaagaggttgcaGGCGAGTTACAGTAGTGGTTCTTTGGTTGAAAAATATTGCCACCAAGTAAAGACATGCATTCAAATAGCATTGTTATGTGTGGATGAAGATAGCCaaaaaaggcccaacatagggAAGATCACTGAGAAGCTGAATGAGATTGAAACTACCATTGGCGAG TTTCCCCAGAAAGGATGTCTCAAAAAAGTTTCTGGAATAGCAATGCATAATAACAAGAATATAGATATGAGAAAGGAATCAGAGGATATCAAAGGTCAATACCAGAATATTAATTTGATGACAGGCCCTAGTTGCAATGAGTTGGAATTTGTTGATGCACGAGAAGCATCGCCAGATGTAGTAGAAGAACTCATTGTTGGGAGAACAGAAGAGAGAGGGGAAATAATTGCTTCTTTACTTGAGGGTATGTCAGAAAAGATCACGATTCTTCCTATATATGGTATTGGAGGCATTGGCAAGACAACTTTTGCACGATTGATTTACAATAATACAAATTTCAAATGTTATTCTCATGTATGGGTAGATGTGTCCTGGAGATTTGACTTGAACAAAATTTGTGAGTCTGTGATTTCACAACTATCTAGAAAAGAAAGCCAGGCTATTGAAAAACAGATAATACATAGTTGCCTCACAAAACTACTTTCTGGCAAGAagattttaattgttttagatgACCTATGGGAGGAAGATCAATTCCACTTGCAGGAGTTGAAGGATATGCTATATCATGCTGATAGCAACATTATTATTTTAGTAACAACACGCAGTGAACGTGTTGCTGGGAGAATCTGTACAAACATTCAACCATACAAGATATTACCCTTGACAAATGAGATGTGCTGGGATATAATAAAACAAAGAAGTGCTTTTGAATCTAGAGATGATAAAAAGGAGTTGACGAACATTGGAAGGGAGATTGCCCCGAAGTGTGGGGGTGTGGCTTTAGCAGCTCAATCTCTAGGCTTCACGTTGCGGTCCATGAATTTTGATCAATGGATTAAGGTGAGAGACAGTGATACCTGGAATGAACCTATTTCAGATGATGCATCATTGCCAAATCATGTTCTTGCATCTTTGAAGTTAAGTTATAGCCATATGGATTCAAGCTTGAAGCCATGCTTTACCTATTGTGCAATCTTTCCAAAAGGCCACAAGATAGTTAAAGATGATATAATTTATCAATGGATTTCTTTGGATTTCATCAAGCCAACAAAAATACTCTCAAATATGCAGCTTTGTGAGAAGTATATTATGCAGCTGCTTGGACTGTCTTTCTTTCAATATTCAGTTTCACCCAAG TCTGACAAAGAGGACAACAGGGATGTTACAGTGTTCACTATGCACGATCTGGTGCATGACTTAGCAAGATCGCTCGTGCTTTATGAAATTCTAGATGCTAGCAAACAATGCAATACTGGGAGAAACAGATTCCCATTTGCGTCACTTAATGATTGCACCAAGTCGTGGAAGTCATTCACACAATGTCCTACCGCAATAAGAGCGCTGCATTTTCATGGTACGAACCAAACTGTGCTCCACAGTGCGTCATTTTCGACGGCTAAGTACCTCTGTGTCCTGGATTTAAGTCAGTGCTCTATATGGAGCTTGCCAGATTCTATTGGTAATTTAgagcaattaagatatcttaatgcTCCAAGGCTCAATCATTGGGCCATTCCCAATTGTATCACAAAGCTGGAAAAACTAATTTACATCAGCCTTCGTGGGTCTGGTTACATCAGAGCACTGCCAGAATCAATTGGAGAATTGAAGGGTTTGATGTATCTTGATTTGTCAGGTTGTTCCTCATTACAAAAACTGCCAGTGTCATTTGGCATGCTAACAAAGCTGGTGCATCTAGATATGTCAGATTGTTGTCATGTTACAGATGTATCAAAGTCCTTGGAGAGCCTCACCAACCTTGAATATCTGAATTTATCGCATGGCTGGAGATTGCCATGGTGGAGAGGAAGTATAGAAAACCGAGCATTACCTGAAGCTTTGAGTGGACTCACCGATCTGAAGTATTTAAACTTATCAGGTTCTTCATACTTCATCCAAGATCGTGATATAATACAAGCCTTAGGTATCCTTGCCAAACTCCAATGTTTGAATTTGTCAGAATGTTCGCTTTTGGTTACAGCTGACTCGCATCTCACATGGATGTCCGAAGCCATGAGAAATCTCACTGAGCTCCGTTATTTGAATTTGTCAAGGTGCTCAGCCGGAGCTGAAGAACTTTTCATTTTTCTTAAGTGTATAAGTAACCTTCTAAACCTAGAGCATCTAGATTTGTCTAGTACAAAGCTTACGAGAGTTCCTGACTGTATTTGTAGCCTAAAAAAGTTACGTACACTGGATCTTTCGTACTGCCATGATCTGCAGAGTCTTCCAGCAGCTCTGCATAAAATGAATAGTCTGAAGTTTCTACATCTGGAGGATTGCTCTAGGCTAGAAATGTTGAAGGTGCCAGCACTcaataaaaatttaattacaTTACCACACTTTCTGGTCCAAGCTGATTATCACCAGTCGAGCAGCAACCTTGCTCTTCTTCAAGATGTAAATCGTACTGACCTGGTGATAAGCAGACTTGAAAACGTGAAGTCTGTGCAAGAGGCGCAAAGTATAAAACTAATGGAAAAGGGAAGAATGAGGAAAATTAAATTCAACTGGACGACAGATTCTGAGAGGTTTGTCGAGGATATGGAAGTGCTGGGAGAGCTAGTCCCCCCAATAACTTTAAAGAAGTTATATATTGATGGTTACAGTAGTGTAAGATTCCCTGAGTGGTTTATTGGTATTGCTGATCATCTCCCTAATCTTAGTCGGATCTACTTGTCCAATTTGCCCAAGTGCAACAGCCTGCCACCACTTGGCCAATTACCTAATCTGCAAGAGCTGGAATTCAGTCGAATGAGTGGCATTTTGAAAATTGATGAAGACTTGTGCGGCACCAGAAGGTCATCATTTCCTGGACTGAAGGATTTTTCCCTATTTGGAATGGAAAGCCTCGAAGTGTGGTACACAACGTACTCTTATGGCGGGGATGGTGTGAGTAAGTTTATGTTCCCCAACCTCAGTGTATTGAAAATCCATGATTGCCCCAACTTGAGGCTGAAACCATGTCCACATATAGCTGAGTGTCAATGGGACATACGGGGAGGATGTGATGGTGTAATATCCTCATGGGAGGAGAGTGCATCACAGACCACTGTTTCCTCCCCCTCTGCTCCGGTAACTACTCTGCATGTATATGACTGCGAGGTGCCTATGCATCAGTGGAGGCTGCTGCACCACCTCCCTGCCCTCACCAAGTTAAAGATCTCAAGATGCAGTGATCTGAGCAGCTCACCGCAGATCATGCAAGCACTCTCCTCCCTCGAGTGGCTATGTCTGAAGAGCAGAGACCAGCCAGTACCAGAACAGCCAAATTGGTTGGGTCAGCTTGCATCACTTAAGGAGTTGACAATAAAGAAATACGAGGTGCAGGCCTTGCAGGGTTCCATGGGGCATCTCACTGGGTTACAGTCACTACGTCTGAAGTATATTGGAAGCATGACAGCGCTGCCTCGATGGGTGGGAGACCTCATCTCTCTGCAACATTTGGATATCTCAGACTGTTCGAACCTAAATGATTTGACAGAGACAATCGGGTGCCTCGCCTCTCTTCAAGCATTGCAAATCCACAGTTGTGGAAACCTGAATGATTTGCCAGAGAGCATCGGGCGTCTCACCTCTCTCAATAAACTCGCCATCAGCTATTGCAACGGCATCACATTGTTACCAGAGAGCATCGGGCGTCTCACATCTCTCAACAATCTCGACCTCAGGCAATGCCACGGCATCACATGTTTACCAGAGAGCATCGGGGGCCTGACCTCTCTCAACAAACTTGCCATCGATAATTGCAATGGCATCACATCTTTACCAGAGAGCATAAAACAACTAAACAAGCTCAAAAAGATAACAATTACAAGCGATGAACTAGTGAAGTGGTGTGGAATTGAGGAGAACAAGGCGATGCTCTCTCACATAAAAAAAAAG GAAATTGGTGACTTTTAG